From the Solibacillus sp. FSL R5-0449 genome, one window contains:
- the acpS gene encoding holo-ACP synthase: MIKGIGLDLVELDRIEKMSGRSAKFAQRILTERELAIFDTLSGWRQVEFLAGRFAAKEAYSKANGTGIGKGCELHQIEILKTEQGKPVLYFDGEEVNGFISITHTRTTAAAQVILMQ; this comes from the coding sequence ATGATAAAAGGGATTGGCTTAGATTTAGTAGAATTGGACCGAATTGAAAAAATGTCAGGGCGATCAGCAAAATTTGCTCAAAGAATTTTAACGGAAAGAGAACTGGCCATTTTTGATACATTATCGGGATGGCGCCAAGTGGAATTTTTGGCAGGCCGTTTTGCAGCAAAGGAAGCCTACTCAAAAGCAAATGGTACAGGAATCGGTAAAGGCTGTGAACTTCATCAAATAGAAATTTTAAAAACAGAGCAAGGAAAACCTGTATTATACTTTGATGGCGAAGAGGTGAACGGGTTTATTTCCATTACTCATACACGGACAACGGCAGCTGCCCAAGTAATCTTAATGCAATAA
- a CDS encoding STAS domain-containing protein, with product MNVNVQFREDGDVLKGYIEGEIDTYTAPILREELETVQIVEGRKIELDLSKVNYMDSTGLGIFVAFYKKVTKENASLKLVNLSNRLVRLFEITGLSELMSIEIDEELELK from the coding sequence ATGAATGTTAATGTTCAATTTAGAGAAGATGGAGATGTATTAAAAGGCTATATCGAGGGTGAGATTGATACGTACACAGCCCCGATTTTACGCGAAGAGCTGGAGACTGTTCAAATTGTCGAGGGTCGAAAAATCGAATTGGATTTATCCAAAGTTAATTATATGGACAGTACAGGTTTAGGAATCTTTGTTGCATTTTATAAAAAAGTTACAAAGGAAAATGCATCATTAAAATTAGTAAACTTATCAAATCGTTTGGTAAGATTGTTTGAAATTACAGGATTAAGTGAATTAATGAGTATTGAGATTGATGAGGAATTGGAGTTGAAATAA
- the alr gene encoding alanine racemase: protein MDTPIYYRPTKAVIDLQAITHNLTSLRNYLGPDVQIIAVVKANAYGHGDVEVAKTAIEAGATMLAVATPDEAVHIRENFKDIDILVLGASPHAFIPYASSENITLTVFSTEWLQEAQQYTPLLNPLKLHIKVDSGMGRIGVSAKEELLELYTTINSSENFLVDGIFTHFATADEEDSMYFDNQATLFKDFLEALPQKPRLVHVANTATALVKDPSLHYDAVRFGISMYGLLPSDYVGTKLPFPIKPALSLQTELVHIKKMQAGQSVGYGATFTTEEDCYIGTIPIGYADGMIRKLSGQEVLVGGKRAKIVGRICMDQSMILLPEAYNVGEEVVLIGCQQQEEITIDDWAHKLQTINYEVPCVITARVPRVYK, encoded by the coding sequence ATGGATACTCCAATATATTACAGACCAACAAAAGCAGTAATTGATCTGCAAGCAATCACGCATAACCTAACTTCGCTCCGAAACTATTTAGGACCGGATGTCCAAATAATTGCTGTAGTAAAAGCGAATGCATATGGTCATGGAGATGTGGAAGTTGCAAAAACGGCAATTGAGGCCGGAGCAACAATGCTTGCTGTCGCAACACCGGACGAAGCAGTACATATTAGAGAAAATTTTAAGGATATTGATATTTTAGTTTTAGGTGCTTCACCACATGCTTTTATTCCGTATGCATCTTCGGAAAATATTACCCTTACCGTCTTTTCGACAGAATGGCTGCAGGAAGCACAGCAGTATACGCCGCTTTTGAATCCGTTAAAACTTCATATCAAAGTGGATTCAGGTATGGGACGTATCGGTGTATCAGCTAAAGAAGAACTTTTGGAATTATATACAACGATTAATTCTTCCGAAAACTTTTTAGTGGATGGAATTTTTACGCATTTTGCTACTGCAGATGAAGAGGATTCGATGTACTTTGACAATCAGGCTACCCTATTCAAGGACTTTTTAGAGGCTTTGCCACAAAAGCCTCGTCTAGTTCATGTTGCCAATACAGCAACCGCATTAGTGAAAGATCCTTCTTTGCACTATGATGCGGTACGATTCGGTATTTCCATGTACGGATTATTGCCTTCGGATTATGTAGGCACAAAATTGCCTTTTCCGATTAAACCGGCATTATCTCTGCAGACAGAACTTGTACATATAAAAAAAATGCAAGCTGGTCAATCGGTAGGTTATGGGGCAACATTTACGACAGAAGAGGACTGCTACATCGGAACGATTCCGATCGGCTATGCAGATGGTATGATTCGTAAGCTTTCGGGTCAAGAAGTACTTGTTGGAGGAAAAAGGGCGAAAATTGTCGGAAGAATTTGTATGGATCAAAGTATGATTTTACTTCCGGAAGCATATAATGTTGGGGAAGAAGTTGTACTAATAGGCTGCCAACAGCAAGAGGAAATCACAATAGATGATTGGGCTCATAAACTCCAAACAATTAATTACGAAGTGCCATGTGTAATTACGGCTAGAGTTCCTAGGGTATATAAATAA
- a CDS encoding anti-sigma regulatory factor: protein MNTKSTVEIVTEWDIVAARQLGRNEAKAIGFGAVDQARITTAISELARNIYLYARAGEVTIERISDEDKVGLRIIAADKGPGISNLKKVMEDGYSTSGGLGAGLPGVKRLMDTMDIQSTVGNGTTIVIEKWVK from the coding sequence ATGAATACGAAATCTACCGTAGAGATTGTAACAGAATGGGATATTGTAGCTGCACGTCAACTTGGACGTAACGAGGCGAAAGCAATTGGCTTTGGCGCGGTAGATCAAGCTCGAATTACGACAGCGATAAGTGAACTGGCCCGAAACATTTATTTATATGCCCGTGCCGGGGAGGTTACAATAGAGCGTATTAGTGATGAAGATAAAGTTGGCCTTCGCATAATAGCGGCAGATAAAGGACCAGGAATAAGTAATTTAAAAAAAGTAATGGAAGACGGCTATTCTACTTCAGGCGGGCTTGGAGCAGGCTTACCGGGAGTTAAAAGACTAATGGATACAATGGATATTCAATCCACTGTAGGAAATGGAACGACAATAGTTATCGAAAAATGGGTAAAGTAG
- the sigB gene encoding RNA polymerase sigma factor SigB produces the protein MSKESLPKNTSKEEVLNWIAEYQANGCEDSQTNLVLHYQQLVESIARKYSHGKSYYDDIVQVGMLGLLGAIRRFDPSFGRSFEAFAVPTIVGEIKRFLRDKTWDVHVPRRIKELGPRIKAAVEALTTSLQRSPSITEIATYLEVQDEDVLEAMEMGRSYQALSMDHSIESDSDGSTVTLFDVVGREDAGFEVTNRRMIVADAMSVLNERERQIIQLTYLEQLSQKEAGERLGISQMHVSRIQRKAIKKLQDAITASGGVSL, from the coding sequence ATGTCGAAAGAATCACTACCTAAAAATACATCAAAAGAAGAAGTGCTAAATTGGATTGCAGAATATCAGGCAAACGGCTGTGAAGATTCACAAACAAATCTTGTGCTTCATTATCAGCAATTAGTTGAATCGATTGCACGCAAATATTCACATGGTAAATCTTATTATGATGATATTGTACAAGTAGGGATGCTTGGCTTATTAGGTGCGATCCGACGTTTTGACCCTTCTTTTGGCAGAAGCTTTGAGGCGTTTGCTGTTCCGACAATTGTCGGAGAAATAAAACGCTTTTTACGCGATAAAACTTGGGACGTACATGTTCCAAGACGTATTAAAGAACTGGGGCCTAGAATTAAAGCCGCTGTCGAAGCATTAACGACATCGTTACAACGTTCCCCATCCATTACGGAAATTGCAACATATTTAGAAGTACAGGATGAGGATGTATTGGAAGCGATGGAGATGGGTCGAAGCTATCAGGCGCTTTCGATGGACCATTCGATTGAATCGGATTCTGATGGTAGTACGGTAACGTTATTTGATGTAGTCGGTCGAGAAGATGCAGGCTTTGAAGTGACAAACCGCCGTATGATTGTAGCAGATGCGATGAGTGTATTAAATGAACGTGAGCGACAAATTATCCAATTAACTTATTTGGAACAACTTAGTCAAAAGGAAGCCGGAGAAAGACTCGGTATATCCCAAATGCACGTTTCGCGAATTCAGCGTAAAGCAATTAAAAAATTACAAGACGCCATTACAGCAAGTGGCGGCGTCTCATTATAA
- a CDS encoding SprT family protein: protein MTDEQAQKLVEQLSNDFFNRPFIHKAYFNSRLKTTGGRYMLNSHNIELNKKLYDHFGIEELKGIILHELCHYHLHILGMGYRHGDADFRNLLKKVGAPRFCSTLEQPREKPKQKTIHIYSCTNCGQLYKRKRKMDVKKYCCSMCKGKIKFLHSENNFKNDV from the coding sequence ATGACGGATGAACAAGCACAAAAATTAGTGGAACAGTTATCAAATGATTTCTTTAATCGGCCGTTTATTCATAAGGCTTATTTTAATAGTCGATTGAAAACGACGGGCGGTCGGTATATGTTAAACAGCCACAATATTGAACTTAATAAAAAACTATACGATCATTTCGGGATAGAGGAATTAAAGGGCATTATTTTACATGAACTTTGCCATTATCACCTTCATATTTTAGGAATGGGTTACAGGCATGGGGATGCAGATTTTCGGAATCTATTGAAAAAAGTAGGCGCGCCACGTTTTTGTTCTACATTGGAACAGCCAAGAGAAAAGCCTAAGCAAAAGACGATACATATATATAGCTGCACGAACTGCGGACAATTATATAAAAGAAAAAGAAAAATGGATGTAAAAAAATATTGCTGCAGTATGTGCAAAGGGAAAATTAAATTTCTACACAGTGAAAATAATTTTAAAAATGATGTTTAA
- a CDS encoding rhomboid family intramembrane serine protease produces the protein MFIRRENFKQYIALYPVVSSIIAINLIVFVLTLVPGLGQELLYAGMSVNGLIAAGEWWRIITSMFLHAGFMHVLFNMFSLFLFGPELEKIAGKMRFLTIYFLAGIFGVAATYATQDAYYASVGASGALYGIFGAFGALVYYTRHLFPQLRQIILPLIVISIIMTFLTPNINIAAHLGGLVTGFILGVVYFNPKNMGRWRKQSIKRVK, from the coding sequence ATGTTTATTCGTAGAGAAAATTTTAAACAGTACATTGCGTTATATCCGGTCGTATCGTCAATTATAGCAATTAATCTCATTGTTTTCGTCCTAACATTAGTCCCGGGTTTAGGCCAAGAGCTGCTTTATGCGGGTATGAGCGTTAATGGACTCATTGCAGCCGGTGAATGGTGGCGTATTATTACGTCCATGTTTTTACATGCCGGTTTTATGCATGTCCTTTTTAATATGTTCTCCCTATTTCTGTTTGGTCCGGAGCTCGAGAAAATCGCCGGCAAAATGCGCTTTTTAACAATTTACTTTTTAGCCGGAATTTTTGGTGTCGCTGCTACATACGCAACACAGGATGCCTATTATGCAAGTGTTGGGGCAAGCGGAGCGCTGTATGGAATTTTCGGTGCTTTCGGTGCACTTGTTTATTACACAAGACACCTATTCCCGCAGTTAAGACAAATTATATTGCCTTTAATCGTGATTAGCATTATTATGACATTTTTAACGCCAAATATTAATATCGCTGCACATTTAGGCGGTTTAGTAACCGGTTTTATTTTAGGGGTTGTATACTTTAATCCTAAAAATATGGGACGCTGGCGCAAACAGTCCATTAAACGGGTAAAATAA
- a CDS encoding outer membrane lipoprotein carrier protein LolA, protein MKLRLLVVVVCCLFLAACGKATKDEVIEDVNKKWNDAKGYELSASMEVRTGAEPRIYDVKVWHTKPDFYRVAVNPKGESEQQLIVRNEEGVFVVTPSLRKTHKFQSEWPKQNSQAYIIGALAEDLVADSKAVMTEDDASYTFEVATRNVDQTALPVQQIVVDKKTMLPTKVSVMDESLQEQVVITFADIKLGVQHTAEEYAVEKFSEKEEKKAASAEVVDTEFSVYYPTIDWAHTKLTDEFEVQEDGNTRVILTFEGEKPFTLMQQPIQSDETILPVSGDPADLGYTIGAITDNSIQWDKDGMTFFIASTKLTKDELLEVAASVQESSIK, encoded by the coding sequence TTGAAACTCCGACTGCTAGTAGTTGTCGTTTGTTGTCTCTTTTTGGCCGCGTGTGGAAAAGCTACAAAGGATGAAGTGATTGAGGATGTTAACAAGAAGTGGAATGACGCAAAAGGTTATGAATTAAGTGCTTCGATGGAAGTTCGGACAGGTGCAGAGCCACGAATTTACGATGTAAAAGTTTGGCATACAAAACCGGACTTTTACCGAGTGGCAGTTAATCCAAAAGGCGAGTCAGAACAACAGTTAATCGTTCGAAATGAAGAGGGAGTCTTTGTTGTTACACCATCATTACGTAAGACGCATAAATTCCAAAGTGAATGGCCAAAGCAAAATAGTCAAGCGTATATAATTGGTGCACTGGCTGAGGATTTAGTGGCAGATTCAAAAGCGGTCATGACTGAAGATGATGCAAGCTATACTTTTGAAGTTGCGACACGAAATGTTGACCAAACGGCATTACCGGTACAGCAAATTGTAGTTGATAAGAAAACGATGCTCCCAACAAAGGTAAGTGTTATGGATGAATCATTGCAAGAACAAGTGGTAATTACATTTGCAGATATTAAATTAGGCGTGCAGCATACTGCAGAAGAATATGCGGTAGAAAAATTCTCTGAAAAAGAGGAAAAGAAAGCCGCATCAGCCGAAGTGGTGGACACTGAGTTTAGCGTGTATTACCCGACGATTGACTGGGCACATACAAAGCTGACAGACGAATTTGAAGTACAGGAAGACGGAAACACACGTGTTATTCTGACATTCGAAGGGGAAAAGCCGTTTACACTAATGCAGCAGCCGATTCAATCTGATGAAACAATATTACCTGTATCAGGGGATCCGGCTGATTTAGGATATACAATAGGGGCGATTACTGATAATTCCATCCAGTGGGACAAAGATGGCATGACCTTCTTTATCGCTTCCACAAAATTAACGAAGGATGAATTACTGGAAGTAGCTGCAAGTGTACAGGAAAGCAGTATTAAGTAA
- a CDS encoding PP2C family protein-serine/threonine phosphatase, translated as MKELQTQYQKILSDFLANQTERNLYIGQNFIRQLIQKKVAPEEVINIHKYAIEQIYPELPEDISHSYDFLIEIMVHFGLTLKEHQSLLEQQEELRMEMNVATKIQNMILRTTVPVLDQIDIGMLSVPIRKMNGDYVHFLNNNDSVVSVAVTDVVGKGVPAALCMSMVKYGLDTLEYATKDPSYILEVLNRIIEKSVDDSMFVSMFYGTYNIKESKFTYGSAGHEPAIYYNAREKTFFDLESKGLLLGVMPEVTYPQHDIYLEENDFIIMITDGVTDFRKQGELDPRDVIKNLALSCNHLSAQEMCEEMYTYLKKLPDFELEDDFTVVIFKK; from the coding sequence TTGAAAGAGCTGCAAACACAATATCAAAAGATCTTATCGGATTTTTTGGCAAACCAAACTGAGCGAAATTTATATATAGGGCAGAACTTTATTCGACAGTTAATTCAAAAAAAAGTAGCTCCAGAAGAGGTAATCAATATCCACAAATATGCGATAGAGCAAATTTATCCAGAACTACCAGAAGATATTTCGCATAGCTATGATTTTTTAATTGAGATTATGGTGCACTTTGGTTTAACTTTAAAGGAGCATCAAAGCTTACTTGAACAGCAGGAAGAACTGCGCATGGAGATGAATGTCGCTACAAAAATTCAGAATATGATTCTCAGAACAACAGTACCTGTGCTTGATCAGATTGATATTGGAATGCTTTCCGTACCTATCCGTAAAATGAATGGTGACTACGTTCATTTTTTAAATAACAATGATTCAGTTGTCAGTGTAGCTGTAACAGATGTTGTCGGAAAAGGTGTGCCTGCTGCTCTTTGTATGTCCATGGTTAAATATGGGCTTGATACACTCGAGTATGCAACAAAAGATCCGTCCTATATTTTGGAAGTATTAAATCGCATTATCGAAAAAAGTGTTGATGATAGTATGTTTGTCTCGATGTTTTACGGGACATATAATATTAAGGAAAGTAAATTTACATATGGGTCAGCTGGACATGAGCCTGCTATCTATTATAATGCCCGTGAAAAAACTTTCTTTGATTTGGAATCGAAAGGTTTATTGTTAGGTGTCATGCCGGAAGTGACATATCCGCAGCACGATATTTATTTGGAAGAAAATGATTTTATCATTATGATTACAGATGGTGTAACCGATTTCCGCAAACAAGGGGAATTGGATCCACGGGATGTGATCAAGAATTTGGCTTTGAGCTGTAATCATCTTTCGGCACAGGAAATGTGCGAGGAAATGTATACCTATTTAAAAAAATTGCCTGACTTCGAACTAGAAGATGATTTTACGGTCGTTATATTTAAGAAATAA
- the rsbW gene encoding anti-sigma B factor RsbW, whose product MRAFDYIEIRVPAKSQYVSVIRLTISGLAMRVGFTYDEIEDLKIATSEAVTNVVHHAYKANEEGEVVIGCALFEDKIEIMVADYGVSFNFEEIKSKVGPYHENENVALLREGGLGIYLMETLMDEVKLNNEGGVTVFMTKYVSREQVKGNVERITT is encoded by the coding sequence ATGAGAGCATTTGACTATATTGAAATTCGAGTGCCTGCTAAATCGCAATATGTAAGTGTTATACGTCTAACAATTTCAGGATTAGCGATGCGAGTTGGGTTTACTTATGATGAGATTGAAGATTTAAAAATTGCTACGAGTGAAGCGGTGACAAATGTTGTTCACCATGCATATAAAGCAAACGAGGAAGGCGAAGTTGTAATCGGCTGTGCATTATTTGAGGACAAGATTGAAATAATGGTCGCAGATTACGGTGTCAGCTTTAACTTTGAAGAGATCAAATCAAAAGTTGGTCCATATCATGAAAATGAAAACGTAGCATTATTACGTGAAGGTGGATTAGGGATTTATTTAATGGAGACTTTAATGGACGAAGTTAAATTAAATAACGAAGGTGGCGTCACTGTTTTCATGACAAAGTATGTCTCGAGAGAGCAGGTGAAAGGAAATGTCGAAAGAATCACTACCTAA
- a CDS encoding type II toxin-antitoxin system PemK/MazF family toxin, with protein sequence MIVKRGDVFFADLSPVVGSEQGGTRPVLIIQNDIGNRFSPTVIIAAITAQIQKAKLPTHVEIDAKKYGFERDSVILLEQLRTIDKSRLTDRITQLDAKLMQEVDIALNISLGLVKF encoded by the coding sequence TTGATTGTAAAACGTGGAGACGTTTTTTTTGCTGACCTATCGCCAGTGGTAGGTTCAGAACAGGGCGGGACTAGACCCGTTCTTATTATTCAAAATGATATTGGAAATCGCTTTAGTCCAACCGTCATAATAGCTGCAATTACTGCGCAAATTCAAAAAGCAAAGTTACCTACACATGTTGAAATTGATGCGAAAAAGTATGGTTTTGAACGTGATTCGGTAATTTTGCTTGAACAATTGCGTACAATTGATAAATCGCGATTAACAGATCGTATTACTCAGCTAGATGCAAAACTAATGCAAGAAGTAGATATTGCTCTAAATATTAGTTTAGGACTCGTAAAATTTTAA
- a CDS encoding Tex family protein, whose translation MEQQKMLQIIAKDAKVEPKQAKAVIGLLEEGNTVPFIARYRKEMTGSLDEVQIKAVEDRYHYIQQLETRKEEVLRLIDEQGKLTEELQTAIQASTVLQRVEDLYRPFKQKRRTKATIAKERGLEPLAEELLKFKKRTLEEMAAPYINEEQGVTAIEDALAGARDILAERFADDAAIREKLRTLSWREGKLVTTVKNAEKDEKQVFEMYYAYEEPVHRIAPHRILAVNRGEKEEVIRAAIEVPVDKATTQMENHFIPRNFVGPSVNEVKLAIADSYKRLIKPSIENELRAELSSKAETQAIHIFSENLRNLLLQPPMRGKMVLGVDPAYRTGCKLAVVDETGKMIEVGVIYPHTTSDPSKAKAIVKALLKKYPISIIAIGNGTASRETEQFIAELLKEVEGNIAYVIVNEAGASVYSASEVARAEFPDLQVEQRSAVSIARRLQDPLSELVKIDPKAVGVGQYQHDVSQKQLAESLTFIVETAVNQVGVDVNTASASLLQYVSGLSKTVAENIVAMRSENGQFTSRAQLKKIPRLGAKTYEQAVGFLRIADAKNPLDATGIHPESYKLAEAVLEAAGLTKKDVGTPKAEEAISKLNLTTLGESLEVGEVTLKDIVDTLMKPTRDPRDAFPQPLLKTDVLKMDDLQVGMELQGAVRNVVDFGAFVDIGVKQDGLVHISKLQKGRVKHPLDVVSLGDIVTVWVEKVEANKGRISLTMLSPENQQSV comes from the coding sequence ATGGAGCAACAAAAAATGTTACAAATAATCGCAAAAGATGCGAAAGTAGAGCCGAAGCAAGCGAAAGCGGTTATTGGACTACTGGAAGAAGGTAACACAGTACCGTTCATCGCACGTTACCGAAAAGAAATGACAGGTTCACTTGATGAAGTTCAAATTAAGGCAGTGGAAGACCGCTACCATTACATACAACAGCTCGAAACAAGAAAGGAAGAAGTGCTGCGTCTAATCGATGAGCAAGGTAAATTAACGGAAGAACTGCAAACAGCAATCCAGGCATCGACAGTTCTTCAACGCGTCGAAGATTTATATCGACCGTTCAAACAAAAACGACGTACAAAAGCAACGATTGCCAAAGAACGAGGTTTGGAACCGTTAGCTGAAGAACTGTTAAAGTTTAAAAAGCGTACTTTGGAGGAAATGGCAGCGCCTTATATTAACGAAGAACAAGGTGTTACAGCAATTGAAGATGCATTGGCTGGCGCGCGTGATATTTTGGCAGAGCGTTTTGCCGATGATGCAGCGATTCGTGAAAAACTGCGTACTCTATCTTGGCGTGAAGGAAAACTTGTCACAACGGTAAAAAATGCCGAAAAAGATGAAAAGCAAGTATTTGAAATGTATTATGCATATGAAGAACCTGTACACCGGATTGCACCACACCGAATATTGGCTGTAAACCGCGGTGAAAAAGAAGAAGTGATCCGTGCAGCGATTGAAGTTCCAGTAGATAAAGCGACAACACAAATGGAAAATCATTTTATTCCTAGAAATTTTGTAGGTCCTTCTGTAAATGAAGTGAAGTTGGCAATTGCGGATAGCTATAAACGGTTAATTAAACCTTCTATTGAAAATGAACTGCGAGCAGAACTTTCATCAAAAGCAGAAACACAAGCAATTCATATTTTCTCGGAAAATCTCCGTAACTTATTATTACAGCCACCAATGCGCGGTAAAATGGTTCTTGGTGTAGACCCTGCCTATAGAACTGGCTGCAAATTAGCGGTAGTAGATGAAACAGGCAAGATGATTGAAGTTGGTGTTATCTATCCCCACACGACGTCGGATCCTTCAAAAGCGAAAGCAATAGTGAAGGCATTATTAAAGAAATATCCGATTAGTATTATTGCGATTGGAAACGGGACAGCCTCCCGTGAAACAGAGCAGTTTATTGCGGAACTGCTAAAAGAAGTAGAAGGCAACATTGCATATGTTATTGTCAACGAGGCAGGGGCTTCTGTATATTCTGCTTCAGAAGTAGCAAGAGCGGAGTTCCCGGATTTACAAGTAGAGCAACGGAGTGCTGTATCGATTGCCCGTCGTTTACAGGACCCATTATCAGAACTTGTAAAAATTGATCCGAAAGCCGTTGGTGTAGGGCAATATCAGCATGATGTTTCGCAAAAGCAGCTCGCAGAATCACTGACGTTCATTGTGGAAACCGCAGTAAACCAAGTTGGGGTGGATGTAAATACAGCTTCAGCCTCCCTTTTACAATATGTATCCGGCCTTTCAAAAACGGTTGCGGAAAATATTGTGGCGATGCGAAGTGAAAACGGTCAATTTACATCACGTGCACAACTGAAAAAAATTCCGCGATTAGGTGCTAAAACTTACGAGCAGGCAGTTGGTTTCTTACGTATAGCAGATGCCAAAAATCCGTTAGATGCTACAGGTATCCATCCGGAAAGCTATAAATTAGCCGAAGCTGTATTAGAGGCGGCGGGGTTAACGAAAAAGGATGTCGGAACGCCAAAAGCCGAAGAAGCAATCAGCAAGTTAAATTTAACAACATTGGGTGAATCTTTAGAAGTAGGGGAAGTTACATTGAAAGATATTGTCGATACATTAATGAAACCAACTCGTGACCCTCGTGATGCTTTCCCGCAACCATTGCTGAAAACGGACGTACTTAAAATGGATGATCTGCAAGTTGGAATGGAATTGCAAGGGGCGGTTCGAAATGTTGTTGATTTTGGCGCGTTTGTCGATATCGGGGTTAAGCAGGATGGACTTGTCCATATTTCCAAACTGCAAAAGGGACGGGTTAAGCATCCGTTAGATGTTGTATCCCTGGGCGATATCGTGACAGTTTGGGTAGAAAAAGTTGAAGCGAATAAAGGGCGTATTTCTTTAACGATGCTTTCTCCGGAAAATCAACAGAGCGTGTAA